The following are encoded together in the Pedobacter sp. D749 genome:
- a CDS encoding type II toxin-antitoxin system RelE/ParE family toxin: MALTVSFSEEAYETLLGIGIFIEETWGYYHAEKFIQTVYKKIDLIAILPFIYEPIALNSQVRKGVISKYTSFYYHINQEEIRILFFFDNRQDPLIT; the protein is encoded by the coding sequence ATGGCATTAACCGTTTCTTTTTCAGAAGAAGCATACGAAACACTGCTGGGAATTGGGATTTTCATTGAAGAAACCTGGGGATATTACCACGCTGAAAAATTTATCCAAACCGTTTATAAAAAAATTGATTTAATTGCCATCTTGCCCTTTATCTATGAGCCTATTGCACTAAATAGCCAGGTAAGAAAAGGCGTAATTTCTAAATATACTTCTTTCTACTATCACATTAACCAAGAAGAAATAAGAATTTTATTCTTTTTTGACAACAGACAAGACCCCTTGATTACATAA
- the efp gene encoding elongation factor P produces MAKASEVKSGNVLRFNGELVSVEEYIHRTPGNLRAFYQARMRNVKTGKIVEYRFRTDEEVTICRVETNDYQYLYEDGDYLVVMDNNTYEQYNIPKLLFGSSIKFLKEGMNVTIAFESDEPIVAQLPNSVELEITYSEPAVKGDTSTSAQKYATVETGAEIRVPLFINQGDKVKIDTKTGEYMERVK; encoded by the coding sequence ATGGCAAAAGCATCAGAAGTAAAAAGCGGAAATGTGCTTCGTTTTAACGGAGAGTTGGTAAGTGTAGAAGAGTATATCCACCGTACTCCAGGGAATTTAAGGGCTTTTTATCAGGCCCGTATGCGCAATGTAAAAACCGGCAAAATTGTAGAATACCGTTTCCGGACAGATGAAGAGGTGACCATTTGCCGTGTGGAGACCAACGATTATCAATACCTGTATGAAGATGGCGATTACCTGGTAGTAATGGACAACAACACTTACGAGCAGTACAATATCCCAAAACTTCTTTTTGGCAGTTCGATAAAATTTTTAAAAGAAGGGATGAATGTAACCATTGCTTTTGAAAGCGATGAACCGATTGTTGCCCAGCTTCCTAATAGTGTAGAGCTAGAAATCACCTACTCTGAACCCGCTGTAAAAGGCGATACCTCAACCAGCGCGCAAAAATATGCCACTGTAGAAACTGGTGCTGAAATTAGGGTCCCTTTGTTTATTAATCAAGGAGATAAGGTGAAGATTGATACCAAAACAGGTGAATATATGGAGCGGGTAAAATAG
- a CDS encoding formimidoylglutamase: MDNLKIYSQSDIEHLIIHRDGETKLGERVNTYQHEAISIEGLEANNSKFVLLGIPEDIGVRANAGIAGAASAWRASLTAFLNVQSNRFLIGEEILVLGHFEITEPEDSSIEALRNKVAEIDELVYPVIEKIVAAGKIPIVIGGGHNNAYGMIKGTSLAFRGPIDVLNVDAHADLRELEGRHSGNGFSYALKENYLNNYFMYGLHQNYNNETILSQIDNNPKLKAIFFDDILMGADVNGFFDELGPATGLEIDLDCIQNVLSSAETPSGFAVNDIRKLILTHAKKFSYLHICEGATRMLDGRVSKLTSKLIAYLVSDFVKAHIS, translated from the coding sequence ATGGATAACCTTAAAATATATTCGCAAAGCGACATTGAGCATTTGATTATCCATCGTGATGGGGAAACCAAGCTTGGCGAAAGGGTTAATACCTATCAACATGAAGCAATCTCTATAGAAGGGTTAGAAGCGAACAATTCAAAATTTGTATTGCTAGGAATCCCTGAAGATATAGGGGTAAGGGCTAATGCAGGTATTGCGGGAGCAGCATCGGCATGGCGCGCAAGTTTAACAGCTTTTTTGAATGTCCAGAGTAACCGCTTTTTAATTGGTGAAGAAATTTTGGTTTTGGGACATTTTGAAATTACTGAACCAGAAGATTCTTCTATTGAAGCTTTAAGAAATAAAGTAGCTGAAATCGATGAACTGGTTTATCCGGTCATCGAAAAAATTGTAGCTGCAGGCAAAATCCCTATTGTAATTGGTGGTGGTCATAACAACGCTTATGGCATGATTAAAGGAACTTCTTTAGCCTTTAGGGGCCCAATTGACGTATTAAATGTAGATGCGCATGCCGATTTAAGGGAGTTAGAAGGCAGACACAGTGGAAATGGATTTTCTTACGCTTTGAAAGAAAATTACCTGAATAATTATTTTATGTATGGCTTGCATCAGAATTATAACAATGAAACTATTTTAAGCCAGATTGATAACAATCCAAAATTAAAAGCTATATTTTTTGATGATATTTTAATGGGTGCCGATGTCAATGGTTTTTTTGATGAATTAGGACCTGCCACGGGTTTAGAAATTGACTTAGATTGTATCCAGAATGTGCTTTCGAGTGCTGAAACACCCTCTGGATTTGCCGTTAACGATATTCGAAAACTGATTTTAACCCATGCTAAGAAATTTTCTTACCTGCATATATGCGAAGGCGCTACGCGTATGCTTGATGGGAGGGTGAGTAAGCTCACATCTAAGTTAATCGCTTATTTAGTGAGTGATTTTGTGAAAGCACATATCTCTTAG
- a CDS encoding peptidylprolyl isomerase: protein MKKILLFLCAFSVITAFAAKPKNQYVRIRTEFGECIIKLYNQTPLHRDNFLKLVKKGYYNGVLFHRVIKDFMIQGGDPDSKNAKPDSLLGEGGPKYTIPAEFNDSLFHKKGVLAAAREGDDVNPAKASSGSQFYLVQGKVFTDQQLNSIEEKRLKFKIPEWQREVYKTIGGTPHLDRNYTVYGEIVVGLDMVDKIAALETDKNNRPKQDVKMEVTILKRRAAKKMEKQLLQIP, encoded by the coding sequence ATGAAGAAAATATTATTATTCCTTTGCGCTTTTTCAGTCATTACTGCCTTTGCTGCGAAGCCTAAAAATCAATATGTCCGCATTAGAACAGAATTTGGAGAATGCATTATTAAGCTATATAACCAAACGCCTTTACACCGTGATAATTTTTTAAAATTGGTAAAAAAAGGCTACTACAACGGTGTTTTATTTCACCGGGTGATTAAAGATTTTATGATCCAGGGTGGTGATCCGGATTCTAAAAATGCCAAACCTGATTCTTTATTGGGGGAAGGAGGGCCGAAGTACACCATCCCAGCTGAATTTAATGATAGCTTGTTTCACAAAAAAGGCGTTCTGGCTGCTGCCAGGGAAGGTGATGATGTTAATCCGGCCAAAGCATCAAGTGGTAGTCAGTTTTACCTGGTTCAGGGCAAGGTTTTTACTGATCAGCAGTTAAACAGTATAGAAGAGAAACGGTTAAAATTTAAAATTCCTGAATGGCAGCGTGAGGTTTATAAAACAATAGGAGGCACCCCGCATTTAGACCGCAATTATACTGTTTATGGCGAAATTGTGGTTGGTTTGGATATGGTAGATAAAATTGCCGCTCTTGAAACCGATAAAAACAACCGCCCAAAACAGGATGTTAAAATGGAAGTTACCATTTTAAAAAGAAGAGCTGCAAAAAAAATGGAGAAACAACTATTGCAGATCCCCTGA
- a CDS encoding exodeoxyribonuclease III, whose protein sequence is MKIISYNVNGIRAASTKNFFGWLQATNADMVCLQEVKALPSQIPEIIGLIEQLGYHHYWFPAEKKGYSGVAILSKIKPKHVEFGCGEEWIDKEGRILRADFDDFSLMSLYMPSGSSGDERQVKKYEFMRFFDGYIGDLRKAIPNLIVSGDYNICHTAIDIHNPKSNANSSGFLPEEREWMQLFLDNGFIDTFRHFNKDPHHYTWWSYRAGSRGKNLGWRIDYHLATRPMENRLKNVRILPDAIHSDHCPVLLEME, encoded by the coding sequence ATGAAAATTATTTCCTATAACGTAAACGGAATTAGGGCAGCAAGTACCAAAAACTTTTTTGGCTGGTTACAAGCTACAAACGCTGATATGGTCTGTTTGCAGGAAGTAAAGGCGCTGCCTTCGCAAATCCCTGAAATTATTGGACTGATTGAGCAGCTGGGCTATCACCATTATTGGTTCCCGGCAGAGAAAAAAGGATATAGCGGTGTAGCCATTTTATCTAAAATTAAACCTAAACATGTGGAATTTGGCTGCGGTGAAGAATGGATCGACAAAGAAGGACGGATTTTAAGAGCTGATTTTGATGATTTCTCCTTAATGAGCTTATATATGCCATCCGGATCTAGCGGCGATGAAAGGCAGGTGAAAAAGTACGAATTTATGCGGTTTTTTGACGGGTACATCGGAGACTTGCGTAAAGCGATCCCAAATTTGATAGTAAGTGGCGATTATAACATCTGCCACACCGCTATTGACATCCATAATCCAAAATCGAATGCCAATTCTTCAGGATTTTTGCCAGAGGAAAGAGAATGGATGCAATTATTTTTGGATAACGGCTTCATCGATACTTTTCGTCATTTCAATAAAGACCCGCATCATTACACCTGGTGGAGTTACCGTGCCGGATCACGAGGGAAGAACCTGGGCTGGCGTATCGATTACCACCTGGCAACAAGACCAATGGAAAACCGTTTGAAAAATGTAAGGATTTTACCCGACGCCATACATTCTGATCATTGTCCGGTTCTATTGGAAATGGAATAA
- a CDS encoding 5-formyltetrahydrofolate cyclo-ligase yields the protein MFKAETRKQALKDRLLLTDPKHQALNESLLKQFKTLDFSQTKTLHIFLSTTEKKEPDTFLLIEWLNKTHPEIKIIVPKANFETALMTHHEYLGEKDLKKNLYNILEPQKANPHEGEIDMVIIPLLAFDKQGYRVGYGKGFYDRFLQDINAQKIGLSLQPAIEKIDDVNEHDIKLDFCITPTEIIKF from the coding sequence ATGTTTAAAGCCGAAACCAGAAAACAAGCGTTAAAAGACAGGTTACTGCTAACCGACCCAAAGCATCAGGCGTTAAACGAATCGCTTTTAAAACAGTTTAAAACACTCGATTTTAGCCAAACTAAAACCCTGCACATCTTTTTATCCACTACAGAAAAAAAAGAGCCGGATACTTTTTTATTGATCGAATGGCTGAACAAAACCCATCCTGAAATTAAAATCATTGTGCCTAAGGCCAATTTTGAAACAGCACTGATGACCCACCACGAATACCTGGGCGAAAAAGACCTGAAAAAAAACCTTTACAACATTTTGGAGCCACAAAAAGCGAATCCGCACGAAGGAGAAATCGATATGGTCATTATTCCACTGTTAGCCTTTGATAAACAAGGTTACCGTGTTGGTTATGGCAAAGGTTTTTATGATCGCTTTCTCCAGGATATAAATGCTCAGAAAATAGGTTTATCTTTGCAACCTGCAATTGAGAAAATCGATGATGTAAATGAACACGACATCAAATTAGATTTTTGCATCACACCAACAGAAATTATAAAATTTTAA
- the hutI gene encoding imidazolonepropionase produces the protein MLITNIKGLTGIHPKNKLVLRGSELDYLPVLENAWLLIEDGLIKDFGKMDSFPSSIAHLPSHSAEGRYIFPSWCDSHTHIVFAASREEEFAMKIQGKSYEEIAAAGGGILNSANKLQKATEDELFESAAIRLKQMILQGTGAVEIKSGYGLTTESEIKMLRVIRRLKDQFPTPIKATFLAAHAFPAEFKNDHQGYINLIINEMLPRIAEENLADYIDVFCEKGFFSVEETDQILKAGAKYGLKPKIHANQLSVSGAIEVAVNNNAISVDHLEESNEETIETLRNADTVVTLLPSCSFYLGIPFADAKSFIKADLPIALATDYNPGSTPSGNMNFVVSLGCIKMKMFPEQAINAATLNGAAAMEISESYGSIAIGKKANLFITKPMPSIAYLPYSFGESQVDTVILNGEIYHG, from the coding sequence ATGCTAATCACCAATATAAAAGGCCTTACAGGTATTCACCCTAAAAATAAATTAGTGCTTCGTGGCAGCGAGCTTGATTATTTACCTGTTCTCGAAAATGCCTGGCTTTTGATAGAAGATGGCCTGATCAAAGATTTTGGAAAAATGGATAGTTTTCCATCTTCCATTGCACATCTTCCATCTCACAGCGCCGAAGGCAGATACATTTTCCCATCCTGGTGCGACAGCCATACCCATATTGTTTTTGCGGCCTCACGGGAAGAAGAGTTTGCCATGAAAATACAGGGCAAAAGTTATGAAGAAATTGCGGCGGCAGGTGGTGGGATTTTAAATTCGGCCAATAAGCTTCAAAAAGCAACAGAAGACGAATTGTTTGAAAGTGCTGCGATTAGGTTAAAACAGATGATTCTACAAGGAACAGGTGCGGTTGAGATAAAAAGCGGTTATGGCTTAACCACTGAAAGTGAAATCAAAATGCTTAGGGTAATCCGCAGGTTAAAAGATCAGTTTCCAACCCCTATCAAGGCAACTTTTCTGGCTGCACATGCCTTTCCGGCTGAATTTAAAAATGATCATCAAGGTTATATCAACTTGATTATTAATGAAATGTTACCTCGTATAGCAGAAGAAAACCTGGCCGACTATATTGATGTTTTCTGCGAAAAAGGTTTTTTCTCTGTAGAAGAAACCGATCAGATACTTAAAGCAGGAGCAAAATATGGTTTAAAACCTAAAATACATGCCAATCAGCTTTCTGTTTCGGGCGCTATTGAGGTGGCGGTTAACAATAATGCAATTTCAGTCGATCATTTGGAAGAAAGTAACGAGGAAACCATCGAAACGTTAAGAAATGCCGATACCGTTGTAACATTACTACCTTCTTGTTCGTTTTACTTAGGTATTCCATTTGCAGATGCTAAAAGCTTTATTAAAGCCGATTTGCCTATTGCTTTGGCTACCGATTACAATCCGGGATCAACACCTTCAGGAAATATGAATTTTGTGGTGTCGCTGGGCTGTATTAAAATGAAAATGTTTCCGGAACAGGCCATCAATGCAGCTACTCTAAACGGTGCGGCAGCAATGGAGATCAGCGAAAGTTATGGAAGCATTGCCATTGGAAAAAAAGCAAATTTATTTATCACAAAACCAATGCCCTCAATAGCCTATTTGCCGTACAGTTTTGGTGAAAGCCAGGTTGATACGGTGATTTTAAACGGTGAGATTTATCATGGATAA
- the efp gene encoding elongation factor P encodes MAKASEIKTGNILRINNELVTVDEWNHRTPGKGGAFYTGKFRNIKSGRIVEARMNTDEAVEICRVETSDYQYLYEEGDYLVVMDNNSYEQFNVEKALFGSAIKFLKEGMNIIVSMESEEAIMAQLPNFAEFEITYSEPAVKGDTSTNALKAATLENGVEVKVPMFVNQGDKIKIDTRTGEYVERVK; translated from the coding sequence ATGGCAAAAGCATCAGAAATTAAAACAGGCAACATCCTTCGTATAAACAACGAACTGGTTACTGTTGACGAATGGAATCACCGTACACCAGGAAAAGGTGGCGCATTTTATACCGGTAAATTCCGTAACATTAAATCGGGCAGAATTGTCGAGGCACGTATGAATACCGACGAGGCTGTAGAAATCTGTCGCGTAGAAACCAGTGATTACCAATATTTATACGAAGAAGGTGATTATTTGGTAGTAATGGATAACAACAGCTACGAACAGTTTAATGTTGAGAAAGCTTTATTTGGTTCTGCTATTAAATTCTTAAAAGAAGGCATGAACATCATCGTTTCAATGGAAAGCGAAGAAGCAATTATGGCCCAGTTGCCAAACTTTGCAGAATTCGAAATTACTTATTCGGAGCCTGCTGTTAAAGGTGATACTTCTACAAATGCACTAAAAGCAGCAACATTAGAAAACGGTGTTGAAGTTAAAGTACCAATGTTTGTAAACCAAGGTGATAAAATTAAAATTGATACCCGTACCGGCGAATATGTTGAGCGTGTAAAATAA